The following proteins are co-located in the Phycisphaerae bacterium genome:
- a CDS encoding enolase C-terminal domain-like protein — translation MPDALPIARLTIHQLAIPLRVRFRHAAAERNAANPLVVAIELADRTIGYGETHPREYVTGESTESVIAAIQDVFLPILVDTRPRNFGEAIEAAANLPYTTDADEVITAARAAVELALLDAYSRAFDRSLAHVAGYVDETLLGPPGSSATVRFSGVVSAGEPDRAARTIRRMRWARLCDFKIKVGDDEDDARVRACVRALGRSLTRERTTLRLDANGGWSLDEATRRLLAWESLPIACVEQPLPKGNLQDWADLAKCTVLPLMADESLVTPDDAEALIVHRAASWFNIRISKNGGLIPALRLAVLARRHHLDLQLGCMVGETSVLSAAGRWFLQLVPHVRFAEGSFGRFLLAEDITRRSLRFGLGGCWKPMTGPGLGVEVDPARLERLAAQPSIELPF, via the coding sequence GTGCCCGACGCCCTCCCCATCGCCCGCCTCACCATCCACCAACTTGCCATCCCGCTGCGCGTTCGCTTTCGCCACGCCGCCGCCGAGCGGAATGCCGCCAACCCGCTTGTCGTCGCCATCGAACTGGCTGACCGCACGATCGGTTACGGCGAGACGCATCCGCGCGAGTATGTGACCGGTGAGTCGACCGAAAGCGTTATCGCCGCGATTCAGGACGTCTTTCTGCCCATCCTCGTCGATACGCGCCCCAGGAACTTCGGCGAGGCGATCGAGGCTGCCGCGAATCTGCCCTACACCACCGACGCCGACGAGGTCATCACCGCCGCTCGCGCCGCCGTCGAGCTGGCCCTCCTTGATGCCTATAGCCGAGCCTTTGACCGTTCACTCGCGCACGTCGCCGGCTATGTAGACGAAACGCTTCTCGGTCCGCCCGGCAGCAGCGCCACCGTCCGCTTCAGCGGCGTGGTGTCCGCGGGCGAGCCTGACCGCGCCGCCCGCACGATCCGACGGATGCGATGGGCCCGGCTTTGCGATTTCAAGATCAAGGTCGGCGACGACGAGGACGACGCCCGCGTCCGCGCCTGCGTCCGCGCCCTAGGCCGCAGCCTCACCCGCGAGCGCACGACCCTCCGCCTCGACGCCAATGGCGGTTGGTCGCTCGACGAAGCGACGCGCCGACTCCTTGCCTGGGAATCGCTTCCCATCGCCTGTGTCGAACAGCCGCTGCCCAAAGGCAATCTGCAAGACTGGGCGGACCTCGCCAAATGCACCGTCCTCCCCTTAATGGCCGACGAATCCCTCGTCACCCCTGACGACGCCGAGGCCCTCATCGTCCATCGCGCCGCCTCCTGGTTCAACATCCGCATCAGCAAGAATGGCGGTCTCATCCCCGCGCTCCGTCTCGCCGTCCTCGCCCGCCGGCACCACCTCGACCTCCAGCTCGGCTGCATGGTCGGCGAGACCAGCGTCCTCTCCGCCGCCGGTCGCTGGTTCCTTCAACTCGTCCCCCACGTCCGCTTTGCAGAGGGGAGTTTCGGACGCTTCCTTCTCGCCGAGGACATCACTCGCCGCTCCCTTCGCTTCGGTCTCGGCGGTTGCTGGAAACCGATGACCGGCCCGGGTCTTGGAGTCGAAGTGGACCCTGCCCGACTGGAACGCCTCGCCGCCCAGCCATCCATCGAACTCCCATTCTGA
- a CDS encoding DUF5615 family PIN-like protein, whose translation MKLLLDQGLPRGAVALLRRESHDAVHAGDVGLAEANDAAILERACTEERIVVTLDADFHALLAVSAAAQPSVIRIRIEGLQAEKLTTILCGILRSFEAELHAGAALTVRPARVRIRKLPLVRR comes from the coding sequence GTGAAGCTGCTTCTGGATCAAGGATTGCCGCGCGGGGCCGTTGCCCTCCTTCGCCGGGAGTCGCACGATGCCGTTCACGCGGGCGACGTGGGTCTTGCCGAGGCGAATGACGCGGCGATACTCGAGCGGGCATGCACCGAAGAGCGGATTGTTGTTACGCTTGATGCCGACTTTCACGCTCTCTTGGCCGTCTCGGCGGCCGCGCAGCCATCCGTCATCCGAATCCGTATCGAGGGGCTTCAAGCGGAGAAACTGACAACGATACTTTGCGGCATCTTGCGATCCTTCGAGGCCGAGTTGCACGCGGGTGCCGCTCTCACGGTTCGTCCGGCGCGTGTTCGAATACGGAAGCTTCCGCTCGTGAGACGATAA
- a CDS encoding DUF433 domain-containing protein, with protein sequence MTNGRFDRITCEPAKMNGQPCIRGLRLTVRRVVEAVAAYPDRAELYREYPELEEEDVRQALEFAAANLDDQVVDVAGIS encoded by the coding sequence ATGACCAACGGTCGATTCGACAGAATTACCTGTGAGCCCGCCAAGATGAACGGCCAGCCTTGCATTCGCGGTCTGCGCCTGACCGTGCGGCGTGTCGTGGAGGCCGTGGCCGCGTATCCGGATCGGGCCGAGCTCTATCGAGAGTACCCGGAACTCGAAGAAGAAGATGTCCGCCAGGCGCTGGAGTTTGCCGCCGCAAATCTGGATGATCAGGTCGTCGACGTGGCCGGAATTTCGTGA
- a CDS encoding NEW3 domain-containing protein, which translates to MQYFGFILAIGLTGPIAPSSPSLVSSRIEDRVVKRFDFDERKLGNFERTPMNWRQLAGPGYPRFLEPRFDADVGHQAPPSMRLGLQGGSLACRYLARDIPVHPNSDYRISVWIRAEGVVHSEAYLSACFLDHALQRIETSGVRSASARGRTGDGAWQRISLLLPGGFERARWIAISCHLEQPNGDAAPLRPIENRDPQATAWFDDIEVVRLPAVSLRLDAPGGVFAADDIAACEVRVADIDGGHLEATLELRDGEGGSLTQQSIPVVDPQGESCVSEFGDLPPGRYVVRLTVSDQGDEIVTLDRPFARLEQALSTTRRTGGVSFGLVLEPECGGNSRIIQRLVGLLAPDYVRLPLWRADMDDSAVVMADREVDEFIRDLGPRTRVVGVLAAPPASLAEKLGHRGMSVVDVLRGPANIWRPYLGFLFSRYGGRVDAWQVGTESETVLEDPPSLGDALTRLREEMRPLVGTLQIALPKDARAGTTVDPAAGDIASILVDAHLQADQLLEQLAASPDGAPLRRWATLAAPDAAVYPRSIRLREYARRIVMTLQAGVEAVFVPQPWTIGRGGGETIVSPSEEYVVFRTLRQTLGGLDPLGRVWLDEGVSAWLFGNEETDTGALVVWTDGDEPSPRTIVTDLGPSARVIDLDGRIGEPAMAAGGRRFEMGALPIVFAPVSPERVRTMASFAVSPATIAPTVDAPAITLKLRNHGRARLIGRLRVVPPPSWQAMPAFVSVDLAPGGELATPLSLRIPSNQAAGAYVLTGVFTGSGAGEAAMTLRAPIAVGSSAVDVNVMTRAEGRGLRIVQRVTNRGDNTLNLRGLVIAPNRPRQASTIRHLPPGQSAVREFEIPDAASLTNRWIRVSLEEVDGPLRHNDVIKVE; encoded by the coding sequence GTGCAATACTTCGGGTTCATCCTTGCCATCGGGCTGACCGGGCCGATCGCGCCGTCTTCCCCCTCATTGGTTTCGTCGCGGATTGAAGATCGTGTGGTGAAGCGCTTCGACTTCGATGAGCGGAAGCTCGGCAATTTCGAGCGGACACCGATGAACTGGCGGCAATTGGCGGGACCGGGCTATCCGCGATTTCTTGAACCGCGGTTTGACGCAGACGTTGGGCATCAGGCGCCGCCCTCCATGCGGTTGGGCCTGCAGGGAGGGAGTCTTGCGTGCCGCTACCTCGCCCGGGACATTCCCGTCCACCCCAACAGCGACTATCGCATCTCGGTCTGGATACGGGCGGAGGGCGTTGTCCACAGCGAGGCGTATCTTAGCGCCTGTTTTCTCGACCACGCGCTGCAGCGGATCGAGACGAGCGGCGTGCGCAGCGCTTCCGCGCGGGGCAGGACCGGGGACGGCGCCTGGCAGAGAATCTCGCTGCTCCTGCCGGGCGGGTTTGAGAGGGCCCGGTGGATCGCGATCTCCTGCCATCTGGAGCAGCCGAACGGGGATGCGGCCCCGCTTCGTCCGATTGAGAACCGCGATCCCCAGGCGACGGCGTGGTTTGACGACATCGAGGTCGTGCGTCTGCCGGCCGTGTCGCTGCGGTTGGATGCGCCCGGTGGTGTGTTTGCCGCCGATGACATCGCGGCGTGCGAGGTTCGCGTGGCTGATATTGACGGCGGCCACCTGGAGGCCACGCTGGAACTTCGGGATGGCGAGGGCGGTTCGCTCACACAGCAGTCCATTCCCGTCGTGGACCCGCAGGGAGAATCCTGCGTTTCGGAGTTCGGCGACCTGCCGCCCGGCCGCTACGTTGTCCGGCTGACGGTCTCGGATCAGGGCGACGAAATTGTGACGCTGGACCGGCCGTTTGCGCGCCTAGAGCAGGCGCTGAGTACAACCCGGCGTACCGGCGGGGTAAGCTTCGGACTCGTTCTTGAACCCGAGTGCGGCGGGAATTCTCGCATCATCCAACGGCTGGTCGGACTGTTGGCCCCCGACTATGTCCGGTTGCCGTTGTGGCGGGCGGACATGGACGATTCGGCCGTGGTGATGGCCGATCGGGAAGTCGATGAGTTCATCCGCGACCTGGGCCCGCGCACGCGAGTGGTCGGGGTGCTCGCCGCACCGCCCGCGAGCCTCGCGGAGAAACTCGGGCATCGCGGGATGAGCGTGGTCGACGTCCTGCGCGGCCCGGCGAATATCTGGCGGCCGTACTTGGGGTTTCTCTTTAGTCGCTACGGCGGGCGCGTCGACGCATGGCAGGTGGGAACGGAGAGCGAAACCGTTTTGGAAGATCCGCCGTCATTGGGGGACGCGCTCACTCGACTGCGCGAGGAGATGCGACCTCTGGTTGGGACGCTGCAAATTGCCCTGCCGAAGGATGCGAGGGCCGGGACGACGGTCGATCCGGCGGCCGGGGACATCGCGTCGATTCTCGTAGACGCCCATCTTCAGGCGGATCAACTCCTCGAACAGCTTGCGGCGTCGCCCGACGGCGCACCTCTGCGACGCTGGGCTACGCTGGCCGCGCCGGACGCGGCCGTTTATCCGCGATCCATCCGGCTTCGCGAATATGCCCGCCGGATTGTCATGACGCTGCAAGCCGGCGTGGAGGCGGTCTTCGTGCCGCAGCCGTGGACGATCGGACGGGGCGGCGGCGAAACGATCGTCTCGCCAAGCGAGGAATATGTCGTCTTTCGCACCTTGCGACAGACGCTGGGCGGATTGGACCCGCTCGGCCGCGTGTGGCTGGACGAAGGCGTGTCGGCGTGGCTCTTTGGGAATGAAGAGACCGACACGGGAGCGCTCGTGGTCTGGACGGACGGCGATGAGCCGTCGCCCCGGACAATCGTGACGGACCTCGGGCCGTCGGCACGGGTCATCGACCTCGACGGCCGAATCGGGGAGCCGGCGATGGCTGCCGGCGGAAGGCGGTTTGAGATGGGCGCGCTGCCGATCGTGTTCGCGCCGGTCTCGCCAGAGCGGGTGCGGACCATGGCCAGTTTTGCGGTCAGCCCGGCGACGATCGCGCCGACGGTCGACGCCCCCGCGATCACGCTCAAGCTTCGCAATCACGGCCGCGCGCGGCTCATCGGGCGATTGCGGGTGGTGCCGCCGCCGTCGTGGCAGGCGATGCCCGCGTTTGTCAGCGTCGATCTCGCGCCGGGCGGCGAGTTGGCGACGCCGCTTTCGCTGCGGATTCCAAGCAATCAGGCGGCGGGAGCGTATGTGCTGACGGGCGTGTTCACCGGTTCGGGCGCGGGTGAGGCGGCCATGACGCTCCGCGCGCCGATCGCCGTCGGCTCGAGCGCGGTGGATGTCAACGTGATGACACGGGCGGAAGGGCGCGGCCTGCGGATCGTGCAGCGCGTGACGAACCGCGGCGACAACACGCTCAACCTGCGCGGTCTGGTCATCGCGCCGAACCGCCCGCGCCAGGCCTCGACGATCCGGCACTTGCCACCGGGGCAGTCCGCCGTTCGGGAATTTGAGATTCCCGACGCGGCGTCGCTGACGAATCGATGGATACGGGTATCGCTGGAAGAGGTCGACGGCCCGCTTCGGCACAACGACGTTATCAAGGTTGAATAA
- a CDS encoding sigma-70 family RNA polymerase sigma factor has protein sequence MLRVTTKRSDRRALKSWMSPPPYITNVELRQRGIEERLFANWPGPAAGSGRVRHDEETLLFKQLHFCGYRLSKLYKSANRAPSAAIRRQYGFWVQRYHQIRTRLTEGNLGLVYDLIGRSRFENLDREEMTSEGMMALLRAVDTFDPWRGFRFSTYACNAILRAFARAAMQDSKRRSKVAGPWDPEFEESDAPESRHDDQRALFEERLQRILDLDHAALTEVEKSVLSRRFPAQEGRERQTLEDIGRQMRVSKERVRQIQLSAISKLRRAIGADSLLQ, from the coding sequence ATGTTGCGAGTCACGACAAAGCGATCCGACCGGCGCGCTCTGAAGAGCTGGATGTCTCCGCCGCCCTACATCACCAATGTAGAGCTGCGGCAGCGCGGCATCGAAGAGCGGCTGTTTGCGAACTGGCCTGGCCCCGCGGCGGGGTCCGGTCGCGTGCGCCACGATGAAGAGACGTTGCTGTTCAAGCAGCTTCACTTCTGCGGTTACCGTCTGAGCAAGCTGTACAAGTCCGCGAACCGCGCCCCGAGCGCGGCGATTCGCCGGCAGTATGGATTCTGGGTGCAGCGCTATCACCAGATCCGCACGCGCCTGACCGAGGGCAACTTGGGTCTGGTCTACGATCTGATCGGCCGCAGCCGGTTTGAAAACCTCGATCGCGAGGAAATGACCAGCGAAGGCATGATGGCCCTCCTGCGGGCGGTCGATACGTTCGATCCGTGGCGGGGCTTCCGGTTCAGCACCTATGCCTGCAACGCGATCCTCCGCGCTTTTGCGCGGGCCGCGATGCAGGATTCCAAGCGGCGCAGCAAGGTCGCCGGTCCGTGGGATCCGGAGTTCGAGGAGAGCGACGCTCCCGAGAGCCGGCACGACGATCAGCGCGCTCTGTTCGAAGAGCGCCTGCAGCGGATCCTCGACTTGGATCATGCGGCGCTGACCGAAGTGGAGAAGTCCGTCCTGTCCCGTCGCTTCCCGGCCCAGGAGGGCCGCGAGCGGCAGACGCTGGAGGACATCGGCCGCCAGATGCGCGTCAGCAAGGAGCGCGTGCGGCAGATTCAGCTCTCCGCCATCAGCAAGCTCCGCCGCGCGATCGGCGCGGACAGCCTGCTGCAGTAG